Proteins encoded within one genomic window of Sphingomonas sp. KRR8:
- a CDS encoding ligase-associated DNA damage response exonuclease: MARLGSWIQPHPEGIYVAPADAWIDPSQPKERALVTHGHADHARGGHGQVWATPATLAIMGVRYGDQNGCPVEYGQSVTVGEVEVSFVPAGHVLGSAQIILDHGGERVVVSGDYKRRADPTCEPFLPVPCDIFVTEATFGLPVFRHPDAGGEIDRLLARLADNPDRCVVVGAYALGKAQRVISEARRRGHHAPIYVHGALERLNTLYQDWGVDLGELRPATGASKAELAGHLVMCPPGALNDRWSRRLPDPITAMASGWMRIRQRARQRNVELPLILSDHADWDELTATILELRPKEVWITHGREDALMHWCMTRQIKARELNLVGYEDDEEDG; encoded by the coding sequence ATGGCACGCCTCGGTTCCTGGATTCAGCCCCACCCCGAGGGCATCTATGTCGCGCCGGCCGACGCCTGGATCGATCCTTCGCAGCCCAAGGAACGGGCACTGGTCACCCACGGCCACGCCGATCACGCGCGCGGCGGGCACGGGCAGGTGTGGGCGACGCCCGCGACGCTGGCGATCATGGGCGTTCGCTATGGCGACCAGAACGGCTGCCCGGTCGAATATGGCCAGAGCGTCACCGTCGGCGAGGTGGAGGTGAGCTTCGTCCCCGCCGGCCATGTGCTGGGGAGCGCGCAGATCATCCTGGACCATGGTGGCGAGCGGGTCGTCGTGTCGGGCGACTACAAGCGGCGGGCCGACCCGACCTGCGAACCGTTTCTGCCGGTCCCCTGCGACATCTTCGTCACCGAGGCGACCTTCGGCCTACCCGTCTTCCGCCATCCGGATGCGGGCGGCGAGATCGACCGGCTGCTCGCCCGCCTGGCCGACAATCCCGACCGTTGCGTCGTTGTCGGCGCCTACGCGCTCGGCAAGGCGCAGCGCGTGATCAGCGAAGCGCGTCGCCGGGGCCATCATGCGCCAATCTACGTCCATGGGGCGCTGGAACGCCTCAACACCCTTTACCAGGACTGGGGCGTGGACCTGGGCGAGCTTCGGCCGGCCACCGGCGCCAGCAAGGCGGAATTGGCCGGACACCTCGTGATGTGCCCGCCCGGCGCGCTCAACGACCGCTGGTCACGGCGCCTGCCCGACCCGATCACCGCGATGGCTTCCGGCTGGATGCGGATCCGGCAGCGGGCGAGGCAACGCAATGTCGAGCTTCCGCTGATCCTGTCCGATCACGCCGACTGGGACGAACTGACCGCCACCATCCTGGAGCTTCGGCCCAAGGAAGTATGGATCACCCACGGCCGAGAGGACGCGCTGATGCACTGGTGCATGACCCGCCAGATCAAGGCCCGCGAACTCAACCTCGTCGGTTACGAGGACGACGAAGAGGACGGTTGA
- a CDS encoding thioredoxin domain-containing protein: MNHRLVTAAALALSLGGLAACKKDAAGSAPATPEQPIKITQASPPPGGSWLDVVNTTQDGYVLGNPNAKVKLTEIASLGCPVCQRFSVEGVPHLKDLVKSGQLSWEIRPYLIHGPIDLAANLIARCNGPRGFFPLAEAMYKDQKSWMGKIEALPPAELTQLQALPADQVVKQMAERSGLQTLAAQHGLPSARSNQCLADRQAMEREVAATSSVNDQWPEFKGTPSFVLNGRLLDQTANWAALQPQLEAALKS, from the coding sequence ATGAATCATCGTCTCGTCACCGCGGCCGCGCTGGCGCTCAGCCTCGGCGGGCTTGCCGCCTGCAAGAAGGATGCGGCCGGCTCCGCCCCCGCCACGCCCGAACAGCCGATCAAGATCACGCAGGCCAGCCCGCCGCCGGGCGGCAGCTGGCTCGACGTCGTGAATACGACGCAGGACGGCTATGTGCTCGGCAACCCGAACGCCAAGGTGAAGCTGACGGAGATCGCCTCGCTCGGCTGCCCGGTGTGCCAGCGCTTTTCCGTGGAGGGCGTTCCGCACCTCAAGGACCTGGTGAAGAGCGGACAGCTGAGTTGGGAGATCCGGCCCTATCTGATCCACGGACCGATCGACCTCGCCGCCAACCTCATCGCCCGCTGCAACGGACCGCGCGGCTTCTTCCCGCTGGCCGAGGCGATGTACAAGGACCAGAAGAGCTGGATGGGCAAGATCGAGGCCTTGCCCCCAGCCGAGCTAACCCAGCTTCAGGCCCTGCCCGCTGACCAGGTGGTCAAGCAGATGGCGGAGCGCTCGGGCTTGCAGACACTGGCTGCCCAGCACGGACTGCCGAGCGCCAGGAGCAACCAGTGCCTGGCCGACCGCCAGGCAATGGAGCGCGAGGTGGCGGCGACCAGCAGCGTCAACGACCAGTGGCCCGAGTTCAAGGGAACGCCGTCGTTCGTCCTCAACGGCAGGCTGCTGGACCAGACGGCCAATTGGGCCGCACTCCAGCCGCAACTCGAGGCGGCGCTGAAGAGCTGA
- a CDS encoding M20/M25/M40 family metallo-hydrolase, which translates to MSVRSTFAFALLSATAAPALAQAPATAAKPLRPDQVEFRALYKQLVETNTTLSSGSCTLAAERMAAYLKNAGIPDSGLHLFADPAHPKEGGLVVVYPGRQATARPVLMLAHIDTVEAKREDWTRDPFTLVEENGNFYARGSADDKAMASIWVDTLARMAREKYKPRRTLKLALTCGEETSGAFNGAEYLAKNQRALIDAAFAVNEGGGGKLDENGKPLFLGIQVGEKLSQNYTLEVTNPGGHSSRPVPDNAIYHLAHALTAIEGYRFPVAFSATTRDFYTRVAPTRAPDQRAAITALLANPQDEAARAVLEKDPDNNAILHTNCVATMLDAGHATNALPQRARANVNCRIFPGTSAEEVRQTLAKVINDPKVAISLREVRNAPAPPPPLDPKVLGPAETLAKQMFPGVPLVRIMSAGATDGAFLTPVGIPTYGISGYFGDPDGNGVHGLNERVRASVLYNSRDYLQRLIRVYAEQAD; encoded by the coding sequence ATGTCCGTCCGCTCGACCTTTGCCTTCGCCCTGCTTTCCGCGACCGCCGCTCCAGCGCTCGCGCAGGCGCCCGCCACTGCCGCCAAGCCGCTCCGCCCCGACCAGGTCGAATTCCGCGCGCTCTACAAGCAGCTGGTGGAGACCAACACGACCCTGTCGTCGGGCAGCTGCACTCTCGCCGCCGAGCGGATGGCTGCCTACCTCAAGAACGCCGGCATTCCCGACAGCGGCCTTCACCTGTTCGCCGACCCGGCCCACCCCAAGGAGGGCGGTCTGGTCGTCGTCTATCCGGGGCGCCAGGCGACCGCCCGGCCGGTGCTGATGCTGGCCCACATCGACACCGTCGAGGCCAAGCGTGAGGACTGGACCCGCGATCCCTTCACGCTGGTGGAGGAGAATGGCAATTTTTACGCCCGCGGTTCGGCCGACGACAAGGCGATGGCCTCGATCTGGGTCGACACGCTCGCCCGCATGGCGCGCGAGAAGTACAAGCCGCGTCGCACGCTCAAGCTGGCGCTGACCTGCGGCGAGGAGACCAGCGGCGCGTTCAATGGTGCCGAATACCTCGCCAAGAACCAGCGCGCGTTGATCGACGCGGCCTTCGCGGTGAACGAAGGCGGCGGCGGCAAGCTCGACGAGAATGGCAAGCCGCTGTTCCTTGGCATCCAGGTGGGCGAGAAGCTCAGCCAGAATTACACGCTGGAGGTCACCAATCCGGGCGGACACAGCTCGCGCCCGGTCCCCGACAACGCCATCTACCACCTGGCCCATGCGCTGACGGCGATCGAAGGCTATCGCTTCCCGGTCGCGTTCAGCGCCACCACCCGCGACTTCTACACCCGCGTTGCCCCGACCCGCGCGCCCGATCAGCGGGCGGCGATCACCGCCTTGCTTGCCAACCCGCAGGATGAGGCGGCGCGCGCGGTGCTCGAGAAGGATCCCGACAACAACGCCATTCTTCACACCAACTGCGTCGCGACCATGCTCGATGCCGGGCACGCCACCAACGCCCTGCCGCAGCGGGCGCGGGCGAACGTCAATTGCCGCATCTTCCCCGGCACCAGCGCCGAGGAGGTGCGGCAGACGCTCGCCAAGGTCATCAACGATCCCAAGGTCGCGATCAGCCTGCGGGAGGTGCGCAATGCGCCCGCTCCGCCGCCGCCGCTCGACCCCAAGGTGCTGGGCCCCGCCGAAACGCTGGCCAAGCAGATGTTCCCGGGCGTGCCGCTGGTGCGCATCATGTCGGCCGGCGCGACGGACGGCGCCTTCCTCACCCCCGTCGGCATCCCGACCTACGGCATCAGCGGCTATTTCGGTGACCCGGACGGCAACGGCGTCCACGGTCTGAACGAGCGGGTGCGCGCCTCTGTCCTGTACAACAGCCGCGATTATCTTCAGCGGCTCATTCGTGTCTACGCCGAGCAGGCCGATTAA